AATTGGGTCGAAGCACAGCGTAAGGACCCGGAAATGATGAGCGTTTTTGTCCAGATAGCCGATCCCGCCGGCAATATTATAGTCTCCTCAAAAACAGTTCCTCATATACAACCGCTCTCTAAAGAAGACTTCAGGTCCATATTGGGCGGTGAAGATAGTTTTGATACGGTAGACGGGGAAGCCGCGGACGGCGGGCAGATAAAGTTCAGATTATATAGTAAGCCTATTATGGAGGGGGGGCAGGCTATTTATGTGGTGCAGACCGCAGGGCCGATAAGCATGCTATCCATTGCGCTTAATAACCTAAGATTTACATTATTTGTACTGCTCCCGCTCACAGTGCTTCTGGCCGGACTGCCTGGCATATTCCTGGTGAGAGTGGCACTGAACCCTATAGACAAGATGATAAATACGTTAAAACAGATTACCGCCGAAAATCTAAGACTGAAGATACATATCCCGGATACAAAGGATGAAATGTCGAGGCTTGCCGATACATTTAACGACTTGATAGAACGGTTAGACAGGTCTTTTTCATCCCAGCAAGACTTTATGCACAGTATTTCGCACGAACTTGAAACGCCTATAGAAATTTTACGTAAAGAGATTGAAAGGGCGCTTAAGAATGTGCGTTCGTCAGGGGAGTACCAGGCTGTGCTTCAGGCGGCTCTTAAGGAGATAGGCGGATTCTCCAAAACAGTGGAAGATTTGCTGGCTCTTACGCGGTTGGCAGACGGCCGGTTATTGCTCGAGATCAAAAAGGTTGATTTAACCAAGTTGATCGAAGAGGAATTGAATGAGATAAGGGTGTTGGCCGAAGACAAGGACATAGACATCTCTTTCTATTGCGAGGAGACTATAATATTGGACGGAGATGGTAAGCAGCTGAAAAGGTTATTGACGAACATATTCGATAACGCGATCAAATACACGCTCCGGAAAGGCAGGGTGATAGTAACTGTGCGCAAAGAAGGCAAAGACGCGAATATTACGGTAAGCGATACCGGC
This portion of the Candidatus Omnitrophota bacterium genome encodes:
- a CDS encoding ATP-binding protein, which codes for MFFKSVRFKIILLYIVILTITLSAFSLLIYGNFSKKIYDDLDDLLSSRAEGVANALNTYYQLRKIEAAQNGKEFNFLATDGSGDFVKVARNWVEAQRKDPEMMSVFVQIADPAGNIIVSSKTVPHIQPLSKEDFRSILGGEDSFDTVDGEAADGGQIKFRLYSKPIMEGGQAIYVVQTAGPISMLSIALNNLRFTLFVLLPLTVLLAGLPGIFLVRVALNPIDKMINTLKQITAENLRLKIHIPDTKDEMSRLADTFNDLIERLDRSFSSQQDFMHSISHELETPIEILRKEIERALKNVRSSGEYQAVLQAALKEIGGFSKTVEDLLALTRLADGRLLLEIKKVDLTKLIEEELNEIRVLAEDKDIDISFYCEETIILDGDGKQLKRLLTNIFDNAIKYTLRKGRVIVTVRKEGKDANITVSDTGVGMPEDEIPYIFDRFYQIKKSRRTKSGFGLGLSTVKAIVEAHRGKISVESRVGQGSSFIIHLPLSYPV